Sequence from the Vanessa tameamea isolate UH-Manoa-2023 chromosome 4, ilVanTame1 primary haplotype, whole genome shotgun sequence genome:
AGCCATGTGCACCGAGACATGGTCGACTCTAGAGTTGAGACTCGAGACTCACGCTTGGGTCGAGTTTCCATCCCGTACTTTCCCGTCGCGGTAAATGTTAGGGCGTCTTCTTAGATTGAACCGACTCTACaatattatcttgtatataattacaGATATAGACGACATTTAAgagaacatatttaatattcaaatatttcgttttgtttCAGAAAACAATCGTATGAAATACACAGTATTCTGGTCGCCGAAACGGTTCCCgcatttgtttgtttatttgtttatattaataataattttcatctaTGGATGTTGCTTTTGTTGTGTGCGAATGATCTCGCGACAAACCAAACTTATTAGGAGTGAAGACATCCTACCCTTATTGCAtcgaacataatataaaaatataattttatagatattttatatagtacttTGGCAGTATTAACACCATTGATTTATACGTATGCTACCAGACGCGCTATCTTGCGCACTAGGTTACGGACTACGGTCAATTGACCACAACTTATTTAGTCGCGATATACCAAAAGCGGaaagataaaacataaatttattttaacaaatactattaaaaactaCGATTACTATTCAAATAATTGCATTATGATACTCTCAGAGACAAACAGAAAAAGATACAATGCGTCTCGGCTTCACTGAACTAAAATCACCCACCCCTCCTGCTTTCTTTCCCTTTTCTGTCActgacataattttaattttaaacagctTGTCTAGTAGTACACATATAAGTCATATCTGTTCGAACTGTCTAGTCTATCAAGAAGAACCaacaagtatattattttaaatattaataggtaCTAAATGTAATCGTttcattatttgatttattttaggaaaaaggtgacaataaatacaaaataatttattaaataacatttaatagacAAATTATAATCAGAACATAatcaaagtattaataaaagtttttgtcaAAGTAATTAGGAAATCCCAAAAAACTAAACTCAAAGTTGCAGGTTTCAAATTCAAACCTTGCGTTTGTAATTCATCTGATTGTGGAAGAAAACATTGTGAAGGCAAGTGGAGTTTTTATGGGATATGGGTTGTCATAACATAAGTGTTGTTTGGAAATTAAAGTGGTCTAAAAATCTTGTATTATTGTCAATGTGAAGACTGTTTTTATTAGCATTTTACAGTATTATTACctaaattttgtatgtaatactTATAGTTATAGATTACAGGGACCACTCGTttgtattaaatagtattttataatttagttgtttattgttaaatgaaataattcaaaatatattatttaattttattataaattttacaataatattaattattttattctatatttacagtgtgattaaataaattatctgtacATGACAAAAACTAGTCGATACAACTGccattagatttttattaaaaaagcattagataataattgacattaattatgttattattagtttcaataaaacattacataaaaaaaagtatgttttaattattttttataatttgattccttttttattcaaatatattgttaaataaattgtaaatatcatataacAATTCAATATAACAAATGTGGTAGGCGATGATACCAGGAATGTTTGTAGAGTTAAATTTATGATACCTGTACTTAAATttgctattaaaaaatacaaaagtccATTATTATTGATAGCTGCTAATATAAGAGGTACTTCAAatctagtttttttattaccttgaaatattacttctataaaataaataattgttactcCAAATGCTAGTACTGTAGATATATAGGAACAATAGCCAGCATTAGCCAAGGTTCTTGATATAGGCCTGATTCTGTTAACAGCAATTGATATAATAAGAAGAATAACAGAACTAGATAGAAGATTTCGAAGAATACAATACCGGTTATGGGATGTTTTCAttagttccttttttaaataagctgcaaataaatataatgccaCATAACCAAGGCTAGAAGATATACCTTCTCTGTTGGCATCTATAAAACGAATTCTTTTTGTGTCACTAAAAACCCAATCCTGCACaccgttatataaaaataattcatgtgaaattataacaacaatacATAATACTAATACACGAGAAGATAAAATCAACAATATAGTTGAAAAAAGTTTACATATAGCAAGAGTAAAAAAGAAATTCCAATGCACTCCATATTCTGATACATGTACTTGATAGTCTAgtttttttacagataaatatcttacaattcctaataacaaaagtattaatacaaatttagtatTACTCTTTAATACAGTCTGATAATTATTCTTATTGACATCTTTGTGTACAAGACCACTAATGAGAACAAAAAGACCAACTCCGGTGTCCATTAAACTATAACCATATTTTTCAGTTTTAGCCAAATGCCGTGGGAAATCCCTAAAGTCTACAGCCAATATACAAAGCCCAGTTATCAGATATGTCAACCCTCTTAGAcatgttattaaatgtattttattatttaaatatacattaccaGATGTCAAAGTTTTGTGAACATCTATGTTATTGTAGTTTTTAGCTATTTCATacgttagtaaaataaaaactgcaatgtttagttcataaatataatctgataAAACTGTGTGAGCTAATATCATAGGaaggataattattaaatattcactgATATatctttttgtattatttcttatttgtttaattgCACACAACAAGGCACATTGtaaggtaaaatatatacacaaacagGTATGCACCGCAGTCGATCCATTGTTGTTAAGCATGAATGACTCATGGTATTCTTTGTATGCAGTATTATTCATTATAACAAATTgtacaaatcaaaatacacttgtagctattaataattttaactatccTATTTTAGTAAACATTGCGCTGCAGGTCTGCTCATAAAGACAAGGAGTACACAAACGTCAAATACTACGTTTTGCTCAACTTCGTGGATATTGGATAGTTGTCAAATGTCATTTGTCAATTgccatatgtataatttaatgattgTCTATGATCAAAAAACATaatgactataataaataagttatttttttatcgactcTAAGGTTTGTGAAAATTTTGTCtttcgaaattttaattaagaaaatgtatattatttttacattacatttttacattagcagtctgtaaattttccactgctgggctaaggtctcctctcccttgaggagaaggtttggagcatattccaccacgctgctccaatgcgggttgcaaaaattagacacatgcaggtttcctcacgatgttttccttcaccgccgagcacgagatgaattataaacacaaattaagcacatgaaaattcagtggtgcatgcctgTGTTTGAatctgaaatcatcggttaagatgcacgcattctaaccagtGGCCTAATTCGACTCTAATGTATATCACAAaagttaaattgataaatatttttaataaaagcattctttaggaaatttaaataattctctctctctctattATTAGTGGTTTTTGGACGCAATGTGTGTCTCTTCTACGTCCGTCCTAGAATATTAGGTTTGCATATTTTGTGGTTGAGTATTAAGATTGATTGGGTGCTTAATCGGAGTAGGTTAGTACTAATAGTTATCATAATTCGACAAATGAGGTATCGTTAGTGTTGGGTATCAAATGAAGGTGCTTAcaacatcaaaaaatatatttatttctagctCTAGCTCGCCCCTTTGCTTGCTCATAAAATTATGAGATTGCGATTTTTACGTTGccttgttttagtttttaaacatttaagtgTTTAAGCAGAAAAAGCTTTTAACGTATATGACAACTGTCAGCTTTCAAAAAATCCCGTGtacatttaagtttatatatgaaatatttaactttatattaaaaataaatattggagtTTCCCAACAAAATACTTATAGGTTCTTCGAGTAGTTAATAATGGTGATACCATTAAAGATATCAAGAAAGCATTCATGAAGAAAACGGAGGCTAAGTCAAAAGCAAagcaaatttcaacaaaatatataaaggaaGCGGAAtggtttaaagtaaaatatgaaagagaaataaaaaaaagtttaactaGAAAAGAAACCAGTTTAAccgattttcaaaaatatttcaaacgccGACAAAAACCTAGGTCTCGTTCATACAGAGAATATGAagaggtaaaatattttagtctgtatataaGAGCTTTCGGTCTGGTCGCTAACTTTATCTAAACAATACGTTAGactttaatatgattttatcatTGTTAAGTGAGGTAAAAGGTTTTTTAATCAAGTAAGAGTTAAAGTTAAAGTTGCTTT
This genomic interval carries:
- the LOC113395830 gene encoding uncharacterized protein LOC113395830, with translation MNNTAYKEYHESFMLNNNGSTAVHTCLCIYFTLQCALLCAIKQIRNNTKRYISEYLIIILPMILAHTVLSDYIYELNIAVFILLTYEIAKNYNNIDVHKTLTSGNVYLNNKIHLITCLRGLTYLITGLCILAVDFRDFPRHLAKTEKYGYSLMDTGVGLFVLISGLVHKDVNKNNYQTVLKSNTKFVLILLLLGIVRYLSVKKLDYQVHVSEYGVHWNFFFTLAICKLFSTILLILSSRVLVLCIVVIISHELFLYNGVQDWVFSDTKRIRFIDANREGISSSLGYVALYLFAAYLKKELMKTSHNRYCILRNLLSSSVILLIISIAVNRIRPISRTLANAGYCSYISTVLAFGVTIIYFIEVIFQGNKKTRFEVPLILAAINNNGLLYFLIANLSTGIINLTLQTFLVSSPTTFVILNCYMIFTIYLTIYLNKKGIKL